In Deltaproteobacteria bacterium, a genomic segment contains:
- a CDS encoding PHP domain-containing protein, giving the protein MMFKVDLHVHTVLGGDSSIEPEELAARSREVGLDAVCVTEHNSYSLSAPFKAISRRAGFPIFRGMEYNAAEGHLLIYGVKAGKGDLPPKFPMQKAVDWVHERGGIAIPAHPFQKDILGRRPGERVLDLKGLMALEVMNGSASFEENRMAAEAAERLGINGIGGSDAHGLLVLGRAYTQFPDAVRTEEELVHALRKGEYAASWNEDYYGADRRDCL; this is encoded by the coding sequence ATGATGTTCAAGGTAGATCTTCACGTTCACACAGTCTTAGGAGGAGATTCCTCGATAGAGCCGGAGGAACTGGCCGCCCGCTCGCGAGAAGTGGGGCTGGACGCGGTCTGCGTGACAGAACATAACTCATACTCCCTGAGCGCGCCTTTCAAGGCGATTTCCCGCCGGGCCGGGTTCCCCATCTTTCGCGGCATGGAATATAATGCGGCCGAAGGGCATCTCCTGATTTACGGGGTAAAGGCCGGGAAGGGGGACCTGCCTCCGAAGTTCCCGATGCAGAAGGCCGTGGACTGGGTGCATGAGCGGGGCGGCATTGCCATCCCGGCCCATCCCTTTCAGAAGGACATCCTGGGCCGACGCCCGGGCGAGCGGGTCCTGGACCTCAAGGGACTCATGGCTCTGGAAGTGATGAATGGAAGCGCGTCCTTTGAGGAGAACCGCATGGCCGCCGAGGCCGCCGAACGCCTGGGCATCAACGGCATCGGAGGCTCGGACGCCCACGGCCTGCTGGTCCTGGGCCGGGCCTACACCCAATTTCCCGACGCCGTCAGGACCGAAGAAGAGCTTGTCCACGCCTTAAGGAAAGGTGAGTATGCCGCCTCCTGGAACGAGGATTATTACGGGGCAGACCGGCGGGACTGTTTGTAA